The DNA region TTCAGCATTCTGATTGTCTGATTGATCTTGTGCCGTAGCAACGCTAGGCAGTAGTGATGCAACAGCAAGAGCACTCAGCGATAAGTTAAATGACTTGTTCGAAATTGTCATAATATTGTTCCCTGGTTGTTTTATTAATGTGACCAATTGGCCATCTTTATTTATGATTCATTATTGATAAAAATCAACTTTTCAAGTGTAAACATTATCTTATAGACAGTATTCAGCCATTTAATAAACAAAAAAAAGGGGTAAAGCCGAAGCTTTACCCCTTTTTAACTTTGTATTTATGTTAATCGATTTTCGGTGCCGTTAAGCCGCGACGCTCAAGAAGCGCTTCACCGGTTGGCTCTTGCCCACGGAAATCAATGTATTGCTGCATTGGGTCTTTGCTGTTTCCTTGAGAAAGAATGGTCTCACGGAACTTCTGACCATTTTCCAACGTCAAGCCACCCTGCTCTTGCATATATTTGAATGCATCGGCAGCTAAAATTTCAGACCACATATAAGCGTAGTAACCAGCTGAATAGCCACCAGCGAATACGTGAGCGAAGAAAGTTGACTTGTAGCGCGGTGGCACCGCATCAACTGCAACCCCATTTCGCTCTAACGCTGCGGCTTCAAAAGCTGCTACATCTTCAATGCTCGCAGCGGCTTCTGGCGTTAACGTGTGGTATTCGAAGTCCAACAGAGCTGACGCAATATATTCAAGCGTGTCATAGCCCATGTTAAAGTTCTTCGCTGCCATCACCTTGTCGAGCAACTCTTTTGGCATTGGCTCGCCAGTTTCATAATGTTTCGCAAAGTTATTCAACACTTTCTCGTTCAACATCCAGTCTTCTTGGAAAGTTGACGGGAATTCTACGTAGTCACGCGATACAGATGTACCAGCCAATGATGGATACATTACATCAGAGAACATACCGTGAAGACCGTGACCCATTTCATGGAACATAGTACTAACTTCATCAAAGCTCAGGAAGGTTGGGCCTTCGGCTGCTTTTTTGATGTTTTGGTTGTTCAAGATAACTGGCTTCTTATCAAGCAAATTCGATTGGCTCACAAATGAACTCATCCACGCGCCACCGCGCTTACCATCACGCGTGAACCAGTCGCCGTAAAACAAACCGAGCGTTTCACCATCGATATCTTTCACTTCGTATACACGAATATTGTCGCCGTAAGTCGGAATATCGTCACGCTGATCAAACGTAATACCGAAAAGCTGGTTCATTGCAAAGAATACACCGTCTTCAACAACGCGGTTGAATTCAAAGTACTTCTTCACTTCTTCAGCGTCTAGCGCATATTTTTCAGCGCGTACTTTTTCCGCATAGTATGCCCAATCCCAAGGCTGTACTTCGAAGTCGCCGCCTTCTGCGTCAATCATCGCTTGGATTTCGGCTTTTTCCGCTTCAACGTTACTAACAACAGCTGGTACGAGGTCACGAAGCATTTTTTGTGCAGCTTCTGGTGTACCGGCCATGCTAGTTTCAAGTACGTACTTACCCCAGTTATCGTAACCTAAAAGCTGAGCTTTCTCGGCACGCAATTCGGCAAGACGCTTCACGAGTGGGCGGTTATCAGTCTCTGTATTACCAGTACCACGGTATGCTGAAGCTTCCCATACGCGTTGACGCAATTCACGATTCTCTAGCGATGAAAGAATTGGCTGACGTGTCGTGTTGGTAATAGAAATAACATACTTGCCTTCATGACCCGCCGCTGCAGCAGCGTCAGCAAGTTGCTT from Pseudidiomarina andamanensis includes:
- a CDS encoding M3 family metallopeptidase, yielding MRKSLIAVAIGAALTVAACSDKDATQQVTDTAQTEQSQTQQAQTAEFNQSNPFYAESTLPYNAPDFSKIKFEHYKPAFEAGMAEHAEEIEAIATNSEAPTFENTIVAMEKSGALLGRVSSVFYNVAGSNGNDDTRALQGELAPKMAAHRDNIMLNPELFARVKAVYENRDSLEGEALRLVEDTYKGFVRAGAELNDEAKAQIREINSEISSLTTEFQRNLMNLAKENMVIVEDKAQLAGLSDAEIKQLADAAAAAGHEGKYVISITNTTRQPILSSLENRELRQRVWEASAYRGTGNTETDNRPLVKRLAELRAEKAQLLGYDNWGKYVLETSMAGTPEAAQKMLRDLVPAVVSNVEAEKAEIQAMIDAEGGDFEVQPWDWAYYAEKVRAEKYALDAEEVKKYFEFNRVVEDGVFFAMNQLFGITFDQRDDIPTYGDNIRVYEVKDIDGETLGLFYGDWFTRDGKRGGAWMSSFVSQSNLLDKKPVILNNQNIKKAAEGPTFLSFDEVSTMFHEMGHGLHGMFSDVMYPSLAGTSVSRDYVEFPSTFQEDWMLNEKVLNNFAKHYETGEPMPKELLDKVMAAKNFNMGYDTLEYIASALLDFEYHTLTPEAAASIEDVAAFEAAALERNGVAVDAVPPRYKSTFFAHVFAGGYSAGYYAYMWSEILAADAFKYMQEQGGLTLENGQKFRETILSQGNSKDPMQQYIDFRGQEPTGEALLERRGLTAPKID